The DNA window TTCTGGTCTATTTATGGTTTGTAGGAGATGCTCAATCAACTGGTCTGGTTCCTACGACTTTACGTCTATGGACGATGGGACATTTAGTGACTTTCTTATTACGTCTGATTCTCTGGGAAGTTCTCTTCATCGGAATCCCGGTAATTATAGCAGCAGTAGCAGGTTGGCTATGGTGGAAAAAATTACCTGATGAGGAAAAGAAAGAATATCATTTCTTTGGCACTCGCTCGCGCGCGACAAGCGAGGGGGGAGGATCAATATCGCTATTGGTTTTAATTGCGTTCTGCATCAAGGTTTTCACTGATGGAAACTGGAATGTTGCTTTTGCAACTTGGACATTTGACTATCTCGTGTATTCCTTGCTTTGGGCATTTATCTGGATTTTAATCATCTTCGGGATTCCTATAGCTATAGGAATCATCTGGTGGATAAACCATGAGATGAAAAAGAAGCCCTAGAATCTTTTTTGCGAGCGCTTCACTTACACTCTCCTAGTCTCTTCTCAATGTGTGCGCGCGCCAATTCCCCACACCTTTATAAAGAGCTAAGGAATGCGTTCCCAAGCCCTATGGAAAAAACGTTTTTGGGGAGTCCCTAGAAGAACAACCACGAACCACGCTAAGGTATTATAGAAATAAAAGATGACATTAGTTTTATGTTTTTTCCTTAAGATGAAAGACCATCTTTTTTCTTTCGTTTTAGCGAAGCCAAGCTTCCCGTAAAACGCAGCGTAGGGATATTCACCCTTAAAACTGAAAGTTCCAGCCATTCTTTGCCCAGTTGCTTAGCCAATTTATGAGCATAGTCTAACATGTATGTGGCTATTCCAAGTCTTCTGAATTCAGGGGCAACAACTAAGCTACTGACATACAAAATATCAGGCTTTTCACGGATGACAAATATGCCAACCATATGGTTCTTCAATTAGCAAAATACCGTTTTCCCCAGAAAGAATAACCTCCATTGCCAGAATATATGGTATAACCGTTAAGGGGGACAACGGTTGAGGGCTCTCAAAAAATAAACGATTTCCACCGTCACTATTTTTTAAAAAAAAGTTGAACAGATTGAAGGAGAAATGCTTATTCCTCTTTACGGGTTAACTTGAAGGAACCGGCAAATATCTTGCAATGTGACAACTTCCATTCAGAATTTTTGCTACGTAAAGTTATTTAAACCTACACACGCAAAATTGAAATTTAATAGATGGTGAGGGTTTAACAACATTTTAATAAATCTTCCATTTATTCTCGTATGTGTGGGAATAGCAGTGGCTGAATTCGGTTTAAGAACCCGAATGCTCGTCAAAGACGTCATGTCTAGCCCCGTCGTTACAGTTGACGAAGACGAGACGGTGGATAAAGTAGCTCAGTTTATGGATGTGCAACGGTTAGGCTGCATAATTGTAACTGACGAGGAAGGAAGACCTTTGGGAATAATTACTGAAAGAGATCTTGTAACACGAGTTCTAGCCAAGAACAAACTATCTAGCAAGCTTATTGCAAAAGACGTTATGACGTCGCCTTTGATCACTATAAACCCTGATGAAACTCTCAGTAACGCAGCAAGGTATATGAGCAGGCTAAACGTGCGGAGACTCGGCGTAGTTTACAAGGGCAACCTCGTAGGTATTATTTCAAGCAAAGATGTTTTAGCCATCACACCCGAACTCATAGAAACCATTCAAGAAAAAACTCGCATTGAAAGCGGAAACATGGAAGAAACGCTGGAAAGCTCTCCGATGGCTGGATACTGCGACCGCTGTGCACAATGGTCAAGTAGACTGAAGGAAGTAGAAGGCGAATTTCTCTGTGAGGACTGCTTCACCGACAGTGGAGGCGAGTATTAGAAGGGCTGATTGTTTGCTCGTTAAGGAACTAATGAACCACAGCTATCCCTCACTCTATGCAGGCGAGCTTGCAACAAAAGCAAGAGCGGCCCTCCGTAACCGAGACTTGAGAGTTCTACCAATAATTGACGAGAAAAAACGCCTAGTCGGCACTCTTTCACACCGCAACATCATGACCGTGACCTCCTCCATCTCACCTATACACAATAAAGGAATTATGACCATACCACTCTTCGTTGCCACTATGGATATGGACGCTCTGCAAGCTTTGAGAGAAATGAATCGCCTTGACAAATGGTACATTGCCGTGGTTAAAACTTCACAAGACAAAACTTACATGGGAATGTTAGGACTAGAAAACTTTATCGCTGCCTTTTTGAAAAAAGAGTCTCCAAAACTTTCGGCACCTGTCTTTGAAATTATGTCAAGGAAAATAGTTACTTGCTCGCCAGAAGACGAAATTGACAATGTCTGGCGTGGGATGCTGGAACGCAAATTTTCCAGCTGCCCAATTGTGAGGAAAAAAAGGTTGATGGGCATCGTCACTCAAGCTGACATGCTTGACAGCGGTTCATTCTTCCCCGCGTTCGAGGCAAAGAAAGGCAGATTCAAAAAATCTTCAAAGGTTTCCTCTGTCATGAAAACATCTGTATTTTCTCTTAAACCCACGACGACGGTGAGAGAGGCTGCTGAACTCTTGCTTAAGAAGAACGTTGGACAGCTGCCTGTTGTTGACGAGAAAGGCGAGCTTGTAGGCATAGTTGATCGAGAAGATGTAGTAAAATCACTTGTTTGAGGTTCGGTTTTAGATTTGACACCAAGTAGTAGAAAAAGTGAAAGCTTCAGGCGAACACTGCGAGAGGGGGGACCAGTAAAATTGAGGACTCACTCCTCTAAGCCCCGTGAAGGAGAAATCATGACAATAGCGAATAGCTCAGTTGTCACGGCATCGCTTACAACTTCTGTTTACGATGTTGTTCATATTATGGCAAAGGCAGGATTCCGCCGCATACCCATCGTAGATCCAGGAACGAAGAGACTTCAAGGAATAGTTACGAGCACCGATATGGTCAGCTATCTAGGTGGAGGCGAAAAATTTCAGATAATTCAACAAAAATTCAAAGGGTCTTTCTTCAAAGCAATAAATGAACCAATTAAGTCGATTATCCAGCCAAACCCACCATCAATAAGAACCACAGCTACCATAGGCGACGCGATTAGACTTATGAAACTACACGGAGTAGGCGGCTTACCCGTAGTAGACAACGCAAACAGGGTGTGGGCGATTGTTACCGAAAGAGACATATTAAGCATTTTCAAGGGAAAAATCAGCGGAGTAAAAGTTGTAGATTTGATGACGAAAAACGTGGTCACAGCAACTACTAAAACTACAATTTTCGAAGCTGGAAGAACAATGGTGGAAAAGAGTTTTCGCCGTCTACCTCTTGTGTCTGACAGCAAACTTGCCGGCATAGTAACTACTATGGACATAGTTAGATTCTTCGGGTCTGGCGAAGTGTTTCAACATTTGCGCTCCGGAACTATCCTTCAAGTTCTCCAAACCCCCGCTTTGAAAATAGGCGCCAAAAACCTAATCACCATCGCTCCAAGTGAAGATTTAGGCGAAGCAGCAAGAATTATGAATGAAAAGAACATTGGTGCATTACTTGTTGTTGACGGCAAGTGGCTGGTCGGCATAATTACCGAACGCGACTTCTTCAAACTCATTAGCAAATAAAAAAATAACGGCCGCTTAGAAATATCAAAGCCACCCAGCCTTTATATCGTTAGTACGTGCACACAAAAACTCTAAATTTTCTATAGACTAAATACTAAGAGGAATGCTTTATGCCTATAAGCAAAAAAGATTTTAAAAACGGAAAATTTCACAGCAAAGTAGAAGAAGAAATAATTTCATTTCTGAATGAACGAAAGGAACGGGCTTACACGTCCCAAGAAATAATGGGAGGAATCCATTACCACACCGAATTCAGCACTCCTGAAATTACTAAAATGTCAACTTTCGCCATAGCAGACTTTATCACACTTCTTTATGATTTAGTAAAAAAAAGAAAAGTCGAGATGAAAATCGTTAGGGGCCGAATGTATTTTACGACAAGAGGAAACGGCGTTGCTAAATGCCCCAAATGTGGATTAGAAATTACTGAGCCGAAAAAGATGTGGAAAATGGCTGGGCGTCCAGACAAAAAAGGCACGAGACTACAAATGCACATAGGACTTTTTGAATGCCCAAAGCATGGAACCTTCAGAGTAGTTTTAGACAAACAAAAGATTTCTACGCGTGTACAAACAAACCGCCAAACAAGGCAAAAGAAAAAACGAGTTGGAAGAAAAAAAAGCACAAAGAAGAAAAAGAAGAGAAAACCGAAATCAGACGCTTGGTCACTTCTATAGGAATTTACCACGCGCAAAACTGTTGTTTCGATTCATAATACCTTTAAGGATGCTAATCAAAGACATCATCAAACCAACCATAATAATATGGGGACCAAGTTGAAGAGAACAATTCGACGGCATAAACTGGGCTACGCCCTTAGCGCAACATTATGCTTCATAGGAGTTACTGCACTATTCGTAGTGATGCGGGAAACTTGGCCAGAAGTAGCTTCTAATCCAAACCCCGTATCTGCTTTTTGGTCGCTCCTCTGGACAAAACAGTTTAGTCCGATTCCCGGAGTCGAATTCAAGCTAATGTATCTCATAATCTTAGCAGTGGCGACACTGATTTCAGGAGCTGCAGTATTTGCATTTAGTCGACAACAGTTCTCTCTACCTGGGAAGACAATGAGGTTTCAATGTCCTTTCTGCAAGAAGTATTGGAGGGCAAGTCACGACAGAGGGCAAGTAGTATGTCCCCATTGTTATCATCTGGTTCATCCAAAAATGGATGAAAAATAAAACAAGCTTTGCAATTACGTCATTTCACCGATTATCCAAATTTCTAAAGATCGGTTTCGGTGCCAACAACGACGAGATTAGTTGATTCAGAAACATGTAGTATGCGACAAGTTCAAACCGAAAGCAATAGACCGATAAGAAAGCAACCTACAATAGAAAAGGCTCGCGACCCACCGCGTTTGTGAAGGGAGAGCTGATGTAATCAGACGTTCTTCCACGCATTCAACAAGATTCATTAATGAACCGCAAGCCAAAAGAAGGATTTGTGGTTTATATTTAATTAATGTTAAGCAAAGTATTCCACAGAATGGGAAGGACGGGTGAAAGAAAACTTTGACAGTTGAAATGGTTCTCCACAACGCGAAGGTCTACGTTAAAGGCGAAATTGTAGATGCTGGAATTGCAGTTGACGAGGGTAGGATAGTTAAGGTTGCAAAGGAAACAAATTTACCTTCTGCATCTGACAAAATTAACTTAGATAGATGTTTGGCGCTTCCTGGCTTGATTGATGTACATGTTCATCTCCGTGGTCAACTGCAAGCGTATGGGGAAGACTTCTTCACTGGAACCGCAGCTGCTGCTGCAGGCGGTTTCGCGTCGGTTCTTGATATGCCTAACAACGAGCCAGTTACTATGAATTCTGCCTCTCTTAGAGAACGGGCTAGGGTGGCTGAGCGCAGCATAGTGGCAAACGTGGGTTTCATTTCTGCATTTCCCCCAAGCCTAAAAGAGATTAGTAGAGTGGTTAAAGAAGGGGCGATAGCTTTCAAACTGTACCTCACCGCGCAGATAGGTGGGCTTGACGTTGATGACGACGAAGCCTTATTAGACGCTTTCAGCAAAGTTGGTGAACTTGGGGTGCCTGTGGCAGTTCACGCCGAAGACAGAAAAGCGGTAGAGGCTGTTGCAGGAGCAGAACAGAGGTTTGGACATGAGGGTGTAGAAGCGTATCTTAAAGCTCACACGCCTGAAGTGGAGGATAAAGCGGTTGAAAGAATTCTCAGACTCGCCCGCAAGTCTGATGTGCAAATTCATTTCTGTCACATAAGCTCTAAAAAAGTAGTCGTCGTCGTTAATGACGCAAGAAAAAACGGGCTGAAAGTTAGCTGTGAAGCTACGCCCCACCACATTTTGTTGACAGCTGAAGACTTGAAGCGACAAGGAACAATGTTGCTAACCACTCCTCCAGTGAGAAACAGAAACATTGTAGGGGCGCTTTGGAGCGCCGTGAAAAACGGTCAAATTGACATCGTAGCGTCCGACCATGCGCCACACTTGATAACCGAGAAAACGGCGGATTCTGTCTGGGACGTGAAACCAGGTATTCCCGGGCTTGAAACGTCTTTGCCGTTGCTTTTAACAAAGGTGAATGAAGGGCAACTTACCATACACGATTTAGTGAGGTTGACTGCGGAAAAGCCGGCGGAAATTTTTCACCTTAATGGACATGGTTTCTTGGAAGAGAGTTACGACGCCAACATCACAGTTGTTGATTTGCATCGTCGAGGTAAGATTGATGCGAGCAAATTTTATTCGAAGGCGAAGTATTCTCCTTTTGATGGGTGGCGGGTGAGGGGTATGCCTGTGAAAACTTTTGTGGGTGGACGGTTGGTTATGGACAACGGAGAAGTTGTTGCTGAGGCTGGAGTTGGCAGAATCTTGCGCAGCAGAGCTTTAAGATAAAATGTTTTCAGATATCTTCGCTTTTCCGTTTGGAAATATAGAGAATACCCTTGTGAGCTTTATATCCCATTTTTTGAAACGTACCGAGTGATTCTTCGTTCGGGACTTCAATCAGCGCACAAAAAATTGCGACGCCGCGTTTTTCTAAGGCTTTCTCTATAGTGTTAATAAGCTGCTGGGCGATTCCTCTTCGTCTATATTTAGGATCTACTGCCAGACGGTTTATCCATCCCTTCATTCTCTCTTCGTAACTGCCAATCACAACTCCCACAAGCTTTTCGTCGTGGAATGCGCCGATGAAAAACTCTGGGAAAGCATTCATCTGCTTCTCCATCATCTGCTTGCTATCTCTGCCTTTTGGCTTAAATGGTAAGCCTGCTCGTTTCCAAAGCTCAACTATGGCGTCGTAATCTTCTAACGTTAGCGTTTGAATTTTTATTCGTTTCAATTCTCAGCCTCTGTAGTCAATAGATGTCTTTCTTCGCATAGGGTGGACATGGTTTTAAATAGCTTTAACTGTCCTTAGTAAACACTTGTTTGTTTGTACACCTGACAAATGTTATTAAAACCTAATACAACAGGTAATTCGAGGGACACAGAGGATGAGCCAATATGAGAAAGAAAGTGAACTTGTTGCTTATTGTGGTATTTATTGTCGTTTATGTGATTACTACACTGGAAGAATCAGAGATTCTGTTGAAAATCTACTGGAGATTTTTAAAAGTCATGCCGAATTGAAACTTTTTTCTGATACCGCAAAGGCTTTTGACTTTGAGAATTTTGTTAAGGGTTTAGAATGGCTTTCTAACGAGATCTCTCCTTGCGTTGGCGGTTGCCGGGGCGGAGGAGGTTGGGAAGACTGCCCTTTACGTAAATGTTGTATTGAAAGAGGTGTTAAGCTCTGTTATGAGTGTAATGATTTTCCTTGTGAGACGTTGAAGAAATTTCCCAAACGTGTTAAGGAGCTAAATGAAATTAGGAATATGGGGCTAGAAAGCTGGATTAAAAGAACGTTGGAGCAAACTTGACAGGCGCGCGGGCTCCTCTTACGCTTTTAAGGCTCTTATGATTTCATTATTAGATGCTTTGAAATGAGAATATCATTTGACTCTGCTGCAGAAATCTATGACAAAACGAGAGGTCCGCCTAGGCAAATCATGAACCAACTAGTTAAGACGCTAATCAGCGAATTGTCCTGCTACGAAACCATTTTGGACATAGGCGTTGGAACTGGAAGATTCACAA is part of the Candidatus Bathyarchaeota archaeon genome and encodes:
- a CDS encoding GNAT family N-acetyltransferase, which encodes MVGIFVIREKPDILYVSSLVVAPEFRRLGIATYMLDYAHKLAKQLGKEWLELSVLRVNIPTLRFTGSLASLKRKKKDGLSS
- a CDS encoding CBS domain-containing protein — its product is MAEFGLRTRMLVKDVMSSPVVTVDEDETVDKVAQFMDVQRLGCIIVTDEEGRPLGIITERDLVTRVLAKNKLSSKLIAKDVMTSPLITINPDETLSNAARYMSRLNVRRLGVVYKGNLVGIISSKDVLAITPELIETIQEKTRIESGNMEETLESSPMAGYCDRCAQWSSRLKEVEGEFLCEDCFTDSGGEY
- a CDS encoding CBS domain-containing protein, yielding MRTASPTVEASIRRADCLLVKELMNHSYPSLYAGELATKARAALRNRDLRVLPIIDEKKRLVGTLSHRNIMTVTSSISPIHNKGIMTIPLFVATMDMDALQALREMNRLDKWYIAVVKTSQDKTYMGMLGLENFIAAFLKKESPKLSAPVFEIMSRKIVTCSPEDEIDNVWRGMLERKFSSCPIVRKKRLMGIVTQADMLDSGSFFPAFEAKKGRFKKSSKVSSVMKTSVFSLKPTTTVREAAELLLKKNVGQLPVVDEKGELVGIVDREDVVKSLV
- a CDS encoding CBS domain-containing protein; the protein is MTIANSSVVTASLTTSVYDVVHIMAKAGFRRIPIVDPGTKRLQGIVTSTDMVSYLGGGEKFQIIQQKFKGSFFKAINEPIKSIIQPNPPSIRTTATIGDAIRLMKLHGVGGLPVVDNANRVWAIVTERDILSIFKGKISGVKVVDLMTKNVVTATTKTTIFEAGRTMVEKSFRRLPLVSDSKLAGIVTTMDIVRFFGSGEVFQHLRSGTILQVLQTPALKIGAKNLITIAPSEDLGEAARIMNEKNIGALLVVDGKWLVGIITERDFFKLISK
- a CDS encoding dihydroorotase family protein, with protein sequence MTVEMVLHNAKVYVKGEIVDAGIAVDEGRIVKVAKETNLPSASDKINLDRCLALPGLIDVHVHLRGQLQAYGEDFFTGTAAAAAGGFASVLDMPNNEPVTMNSASLRERARVAERSIVANVGFISAFPPSLKEISRVVKEGAIAFKLYLTAQIGGLDVDDDEALLDAFSKVGELGVPVAVHAEDRKAVEAVAGAEQRFGHEGVEAYLKAHTPEVEDKAVERILRLARKSDVQIHFCHISSKKVVVVVNDARKNGLKVSCEATPHHILLTAEDLKRQGTMLLTTPPVRNRNIVGALWSAVKNGQIDIVASDHAPHLITEKTADSVWDVKPGIPGLETSLPLLLTKVNEGQLTIHDLVRLTAEKPAEIFHLNGHGFLEESYDANITVVDLHRRGKIDASKFYSKAKYSPFDGWRVRGMPVKTFVGGRLVMDNGEVVAEAGVGRILRSRALR
- a CDS encoding GNAT family N-acetyltransferase, giving the protein MKRIKIQTLTLEDYDAIVELWKRAGLPFKPKGRDSKQMMEKQMNAFPEFFIGAFHDEKLVGVVIGSYEERMKGWINRLAVDPKYRRRGIAQQLINTIEKALEKRGVAIFCALIEVPNEESLGTFQKMGYKAHKGILYISKRKSEDI
- a CDS encoding DUF3795 domain-containing protein; this encodes MSQYEKESELVAYCGIYCRLCDYYTGRIRDSVENLLEIFKSHAELKLFSDTAKAFDFENFVKGLEWLSNEISPCVGGCRGGGGWEDCPLRKCCIERGVKLCYECNDFPCETLKKFPKRVKELNEIRNMGLESWIKRTLEQT